Proteins from a genomic interval of Zingiber officinale cultivar Zhangliang chromosome 2A, Zo_v1.1, whole genome shotgun sequence:
- the LOC122044261 gene encoding uncharacterized protein LOC122044261 — protein sequence MAESSPPRDSKKGKAIVLREEPRVEPDEQMSFSLRFDGLSNGSITCFHDFKTVFLRHFAGSQKYQKIDHCLFALKQGAAKPLRSYIKRFNQVAQDVPSATYEILISAFSHRLVEGEFFLDLIRDSMKNFNEMLGKTANYINVEEV from the exons ATGGCGGAAAGCTCCCCGCCTAGGGACTCAAAGAAGGGGAAGGCTATAGTCCTCCGGGAGGAGCCCCGGGTGGAACCTGATGAGCAAATGTCCTTCTCTTTAAGG TTTGATGGATTATCGaatgggtccatcacttgtttcCATGATTTTAAAACTGTCTTCCTGCGCCACTTCGCCGGCAGTCAGAAGTACCAGAAGATAGACCACTGTCTCTTTGCCCTCAAGCAAGGGGCAGCCAAACCCTTGCGAAGTTATAttaagcgcttcaaccaggtggcccagGACGTCCCCTCTGCTACATATGAAATACTGATAAGCGCCTTCTCTCATAGATTAGTAGAGGGGGAGTTCTTCCTAGATCTCATCCGAGACTCCATGAAGAATTTCAATGAGATGCTTGGAAAGACCGCCAActatatcaacgtggaagaggttTAG